A single Lactuca sativa cultivar Salinas chromosome 8, Lsat_Salinas_v11, whole genome shotgun sequence DNA region contains:
- the LOC111913233 gene encoding ras-related protein RABF1 has product MGCSSSLPDRSVGRVGGLNPDGGDSDAKNLRVKLVLLGDSGVGKSCIVLRFVRGQFDPTSKVTVGASFLSQTIALQDSTTVKFEIWDTAGQERYAALAPLYYRGAAVGVIVYDITNPDSFHKAQYWVKELQKHGSPDIVLALVGNKADLQEKREVSVQDGIEYAEKNGMFFIETSAKTADNINQLFEEIAKRLPRPSAS; this is encoded by the exons ATGGGTTGCTCCTCCTCCCTTCCAG ATAGGAGTGTTGGGCGGGTGGGTGGGCTTAATCCCGACGGCGGAGATTCTGATGCCAAAAATCTACGTGTTAAG CTGGTGCTATTAGGGGACTCTGGTGTTGGGAAAAGCTGCATTGTTCTTCGCTTTGTTCGTGGTCAGTTTGATCCAACATCCAAG GTCACTGTTGGAGCTTCATTCTTGTCACAAACAATCGCTCTCCAAGATTCTACAACAGTAAAATTTGAAATCTGGGATACTGCTGGCCAAGAGAG ATATGCAGCTTTGGCTCCACTTTATTACCGAGGTGCAGCTGTTGGAGTTATTGTATATGATATAACTAATCCTGACTCATTCCATAAAGCTCAATATTGGGTCAAG GAACTACAAAAACATGGTAGCCCAGATATTGTATTAGCTTTAGTTGGAAACAAAGCTGATCTTCAAGAAAAACGAGAGGTGTCAGTTCAA GATGGAATCGAGTATGCTGAAAAGAATGGCATGTTCTTCATTGAAACTTCTGCCAAAACAGCTGATAACATCAATCAGCTATTTGAG gaAATTGCAAAGCGATTACCACGACCTTCTGCATCTTGA
- the LOC111913210 gene encoding zeatin O-xylosyltransferase, which yields MAAIKQSDIVVVIVPFPAQGHLNQLLHLSRLIAAYNIPIHVITTTSHARQAKTRIHGAWDSLSIDTIHFHDYPTPHFPSPPPDPTAAIKFPSHLIPSFKSAMHLRQPFVDLLSTISPASKRVVVIYDYLMGPVVQDVGSFPNAEAYMFSCCSAFASFWYHQEATGRPPLDGELESIKKELPSGEDCYSTDGLQFILSTDVSYKKFTSGTILDACRVIEGKYIDLLEQEENEDHQKLWALGPFNPVAITHDSTHKRHKLFDWLEKQKPNSVLYVSFGTTTSISNEQIQEIALGLEKSEQSFIWVLREADKGDIFDEGEVRKIQLPKGFEENGLVVADWVPQSEILAHPSTGGFMSHCGWNSSMESITMGVPMAAWPMHSDQPRNAMLITRVLKTGMYVRDWTQRKELVSSTVVEGVVRRLMASDEGEEMRKRAAELGDRVRRSVVDGGVTRMELDAFVAHVTR from the coding sequence ATGGCAGCCATAAAACAATCCGATATAGTGGTGGTCATCGTCCCTTTTCCGGCACAAGGTCATCTCAACCAGCTCCTCCACCTCTCCCGCCTCATCGCCGCCTACAACATCCCAATCCACGTCATCACCACCACCAGTCACGCTCGCCAAGCCAAGACCCGCATCCATGGCGCCTGGGATTCACTTTCAATCGACACCATCCACTTCCATGACTATCCAACTCCGCACTTCCCCTCCCCTCCACCTGACCCCACCGCCGCCATCAAATTCCCCTCCCACCTCATCCCATCTTTCAAATCCGCCATGCATCTCCGACAACCCTTTGTCGACCTACTTTCGACAATATCGCCGGCGTCTAAACGAGTCGTCGTCATTTACGACTATCTCATGGGACCAGTTGTTCAAGACGTTGGTTCTTTTCCTAACGCCGAGGCCTATATGTTCTCTTGCTGCTCCGCTTTCGCTTCCTTTTGGTATCACCAGGAAGCCACCGGCCGGCCACCTCTCGACGGCGAACTAGAATCGATAAAGAAAGAACTCCCTTCTGGTGAAGATTGTTACTCAACAGATGGTTTACAGTTCATTCTCTCCACAGATGTTTCTTACAAGAAATTTACATCTGGTACGATTCTCGATGCTTGTAGGGTTATCGAAGGGAAATACATCGATCTACTCGAACAAGAAGAGAATGAAGATCACCAAAAGCTGTGGGCCCTTGGCCCATTCAACCCAGTTGCCATAACTCACGATTCAACTCACAAACGACATAAACTATTCGATTGGCTCGAGAAACAAAAACCCAACTCAGTTCTATATGTTTCGTTTGGGACGACTACTTCCATCAGCAATGAGCAAATCCAAGAGATCGCTTTGGGTTTAGAAAAAAGTGAACAAAGTTTCATCTGGGTCTTGAGAGAGGCTgataaaggcgatatctttgATGAAGGGGAAGTTAGAAAGATCCAACTTCCAAAAGGGTTCGAAGAGAATGGGTTGGTGGTGGCGGACTGGGTACCACAGTCGGAGATCTTGGCCCACCCGTCCACCGGTGGTTTTATGAGTCACTGTGGGTGGAACTCGAGCATGGAAAGCATCACCATGGGTGTGCCAATGGCGGCATGGCCGATGCATTCTGATCAGCCACGAAATGCTATGCTTATAACTAGAGTGTTAAAAACTGGAATGTACGTGAGGGATTGGACGCAAAGGAAGGAGTTGGTGAGCTCGACGGTGGTTGAAGGGGTGGTTAGGAGATTGATGGCGTCTGATGAAGGGGAGGAGATGCGGAAAAGGGCGGCTGAGCTAGGTGATAGGGTGCGGCGATCGGTGGTGGATGGTGGCGTTACGCGGATGGAGTTGGATGCATTTGTCGCTCATGTGACAAGATAG